One Cucumis sativus cultivar 9930 chromosome 1, Cucumber_9930_V3, whole genome shotgun sequence DNA segment encodes these proteins:
- the LOC101211465 gene encoding GTP-binding nuclear protein Ran1B, whose protein sequence is MALPDQKTVDYPSFKLVIVGDGGTGKTTFVKRHLTGEFEKKYEPTIGVEVHPLDFFTNCGKIRFYCWDTAGQEKFGGLRDGYYIHGQCAIIMFDVTARLTYKNVPTWHRDLCRVCENIPIVLCGNKVDVKNRQVKAKQVTFHRKKNLQYYEISAKSNYNFEKPFLYLARKLAGDPNIHFVESPALAPPEVQIDLAVQQQHEAELVAAASQPLPDDDDDAFD, encoded by the exons ATG GCTTTGCCCGACCAGAAGACTGTTGATTATCCTAGTTTCAAGCTCGTCATTGTTGGTGATGGCGGCACTG GGAAAACAACGTTTGTGAAAAGACATCTCACAGGGGAGTTCGAAAAGAAATACGAAC CAACCATTGGCGTGGAAGTGCACCCTTTAGACTTCTTCACAAACTGTggaaaaattagattttactGCTGGGACACTGCTGGGCAGGAGAAGTTCGGTGGTCTACGAGATGGCTACTA CATCCATGGGCAATGTGCAATCATCATGTTTGATGTTACTGCTAGATTGACATACAAAAACGTCCCTACATGGCATCGTGATCTTTGCAG GGTGTGTGAGAATATTCCAATTGTTCTTTGTGGAAACAAGGTGGATGTGAAAAACAGGCAGGTTAAGGCCAAACAAGTCACGTTCCACAGGAAGAAGAACCTACAGTACTATGAAATTTCTGCAAAGAGTAACTACAACTTTGAAAAACCATTCCTCTACTTGGCCAGGAAGTTAGCTGG GGATCCCAACATTCATTTTGTGGAGTCTCCAGCTCTGGCTCCTCCTGAAGTACAAATTGACTTGGCTGTCCAGCAACA GCATGAAGCTGAATTGGTAGCAGCTGCCAGTCAACCTCTTCCCGATGACGACGATGATGCTTTTGATTAA
- the LOC105435656 gene encoding uncharacterized protein LOC105435656, translating into MATNLLTFPPAGIRACASSADRRSDHSRRKTSSSSNWWAPVFGWSSEPDYIDSGNKAEPQNLAGGSSKPDLETKSLRGRFSPGCFTEAKARQLRMMTTETESFHDVMYHSAIASRLASDFKSREDS; encoded by the coding sequence atgGCCACTAATCTCCTCACTTTCCCCCCTGCCGGAATCCGTGCCTGTGCCTCCTCCGCCGACCGCCGCTCAGACCATAGCCGTCGCAAAACCTCATCCTCTTCCAACTGGTGGGCCCCCGTCTTCGGCTGGTCCTCCGAACCCGACTATATTGACTCCGGCAACAAGGCTGAACCTCAGAACCTTGCCGGCGGTTCTTCCAAGCCAGATCTGGAGACGAAATCCCTCAGGGGTCGATTTTCCCCTGGATGCTTCACGGAAGCGAAGGCTCGGCAGCTGCGAATGATGACGACGGAAACGGAGTCGTTTCACGACGTTATGTACCACTCGGCCATCGCATCTCGTCTGGCTTCCGACTTCAAAAGTCGCGAAGATTCTTGA